Proteins encoded together in one Lathyrus oleraceus cultivar Zhongwan6 chromosome 5, CAAS_Psat_ZW6_1.0, whole genome shotgun sequence window:
- the LOC127084882 gene encoding 40S ribosomal protein S5 gives MAEAVQEPAVVSDPSLIEVKLFNRWSFDDIQVSDVSLSDYIGVSASKHATYVPHTAGRYSVKRFRKAQCPIVERLTNTLMMHGRNNGKKLKTVGIMRHAMEIIHLLTDQNPIQVIVDAVINSGPREDATRIGSAGVVRRQAVDISPLRRVNQAIYLLITGAREAAFRNIKTIAECLADELINAAKGSSNSYAIKKKDEIERVAKANR, from the exons ATGGCTGAAGCTGTTCAAGAACCTGCTGTAGTTTCAGATCCTTCCCTGATCGAAGTCAAACTCTTTAACCGCTGGAGCTTCGATGACATTCAG GTTTCTGATGTGTCTCTGAGTGATTACATTGGAGTTTCGGCATCAAAGCATGCGACATATGTTCCACATACTGCTGGTAGATATTCTGTCAAAAGGTTCAGGAAAGCGCAGTGTCCCATTGTTGAGAGGCTTACCAACACTCTCATGATGCACGGGAGGAACAATGGAAAAAAGCTTAAGACGGTTGGAATCATGAGGCACGCCATGGAGATTATTCACTTGCTTACTGATCAGAACCCAATTCAGGTTATTGTTGATGCTGTTATCAACAG TGGTCCTCGTGAAGATGCAACCCGAATTGGTTCTGCTGGAGTTGTGAGAAGACAGGCTGTGGATATCTCACCCCTTCGCCGTGTTAATCAAGCCATCTATCTTCTAATTACCGGAGCACGTGAAGCTGCTTTCAGAAATATTAAGACAATTGCTGAGTGTCTGGCTGATGAACTTATTAATGCAGCCAAAGGTTCCTCTAACAG TTATGCGATCAAGAAAAAAGATGAAATTGAAAGAGTAGCTAAGGCTAATCGTTAA